The following coding sequences are from one Leishmania braziliensis MHOM/BR/75/M2904 complete genome, chromosome 36 window:
- a CDS encoding putative U1A small nuclear ribonucleoprotein, translated as MEFIEVTNVAFPVGLEHTRRTLLRLFERVQSVEDIVVDVRQSRAMISFTESSAAQEALVLLDGFPLFGRALCLHVSPPPASPIRGYIVATKPSKYLLVRNTPYLTVVVKLKHIAGVVAITSAGVNSCFVVAESVEDTILLKEVLLSHPSRWGTEVFVSYLRKLP; from the coding sequence ATGGAGTTTATCGAGGTGACTAATGTAGCGTTCCCCGTAGGCCTCGAACATACTCGACGCACACTTTTGAGGCTATTCGAGAGGGTGCAATCTGTGGAGGATATTGTGGTGGACGTGCGACAGAGTCGGGCGATGATTTCCTTCACAGAATCCTCGGCGGCACAGGAGGCGTTGGTATTGCTTGACGGTTTTCCGCTTTTTGGACGGGCACTGTGTCTGCATGTctcacctccaccagctTCACCGATTCGCGGGTACATTGTGGCGACAAAGCCCTCAAAGTACCTGCTCGTGCGCAACACACCCTATCTGACCGTGGTGGTGAAGCTGAAGCACATTGCCGGCGTTGTCGCGATCACATCAGCGGGGGTGAACAGCTGCTTTGTCGTGGCGGAGTCTGTTGAGGATACGATACTCCTGAAGGAGGTACTGCTGTCTCACCCCAGCAGGTGGGGTACTGAGGTGTTTGTGTCTTACCTGCGAAAGCTGCCGTGA